Proteins co-encoded in one Nitratireductor kimnyeongensis genomic window:
- a CDS encoding NAD(P)/FAD-dependent oxidoreductase: MDDHIIIIGAGHGGVQAAASLREEGYEGRLTLVSGDPELPYHKPPLSKAFLKAIDAEPQILRAQAFYDTNRIELQKGVRVADIDPAGQTLRLEEGGQLVWTGLLLATGAEPRRLSVPGADLSGVFYLRDCADARNLRDAFSRANSVVVIGGGFIGLEVAATAAMAGKGVTVVEAADRILGRAVSQPVAAHMHAYHEGLGVTIFTGTDVERLDGTEGTVRSVITKDGQILPADMVLVGIGAKPNIALAEAAGLVCDNGIRVDASCRTSARNIHGIGDCVSFPHVASGRVLRLESVQNATDQARIAAKSMLGKPAVHDAVAWFWSDQGERKLQMAGLPFDVDREIIAGDAESGAFGVYLYAGDRLVAVETVNRPGEHMMARRMLAAGFSPTAEAVLEGPAALKSAMLAGGR, from the coding sequence CTGGACGATCACATCATCATCATCGGTGCTGGCCATGGCGGCGTACAAGCTGCCGCGAGTCTCCGCGAGGAGGGGTATGAAGGCCGACTGACACTCGTGTCAGGCGATCCGGAATTGCCCTACCACAAACCGCCGCTTTCCAAGGCCTTTCTCAAGGCGATAGATGCCGAGCCGCAGATCCTCAGAGCCCAGGCATTTTACGACACGAACCGCATCGAGCTGCAGAAAGGCGTACGGGTCGCCGACATAGACCCGGCTGGCCAGACACTGCGGCTGGAGGAGGGAGGGCAGCTTGTCTGGACTGGGCTTCTTCTTGCTACGGGAGCCGAACCGCGGCGATTGTCCGTGCCAGGGGCGGACCTTTCGGGCGTTTTCTATCTGCGCGACTGTGCCGATGCCCGCAATCTGCGCGATGCGTTCTCCCGGGCAAACAGTGTGGTTGTGATCGGCGGTGGCTTTATCGGTCTGGAAGTGGCAGCGACGGCTGCCATGGCCGGGAAGGGCGTTACGGTCGTGGAAGCGGCCGATCGCATTCTTGGCCGTGCCGTGAGCCAGCCTGTCGCAGCGCACATGCATGCCTATCATGAGGGCCTCGGCGTAACAATATTCACGGGAACCGATGTTGAGCGGCTGGATGGCACCGAAGGCACCGTGCGCAGTGTCATCACAAAGGACGGGCAGATCCTTCCAGCCGACATGGTGCTGGTAGGAATTGGCGCAAAGCCAAACATTGCGCTTGCGGAGGCGGCAGGCCTTGTTTGTGACAATGGCATCCGGGTGGACGCGTCTTGTCGAACAAGCGCTCGCAACATTCATGGGATCGGTGATTGCGTGTCGTTCCCGCATGTCGCCTCGGGGCGCGTGCTGCGCCTGGAATCCGTGCAGAACGCCACCGATCAGGCGCGTATCGCCGCAAAATCGATGCTCGGCAAACCGGCGGTGCATGATGCTGTTGCCTGGTTCTGGTCCGATCAAGGCGAACGCAAGCTGCAAATGGCAGGCCTGCCTTTCGATGTGGATCGGGAGATCATTGCGGGGGATGCGGAAAGCGGGGCTTTCGGAGTCTACCTCTACGCGGGGGACCGGCTTGTTGCTGTGGAGACCGTCAACCGTCCCGGCGAGCACATGATGGCGCGAAGGATGCTGGCGGCTGGATTTTCGCCTACGGCTGAAGCGGTTCTGGAAGGTCCGGCGGCGCTGAAATCGGCAATGCTTGCCGGCGGACGCTGA
- the dusA gene encoding tRNA dihydrouridine(20/20a) synthase DusA yields the protein MQRQSQISAQKSFAVAPMIDWTDRHCRFFHRRLTGRALLYTEMIVADAAIHGDRERLLGFDRSEHPVALQLGGSDPHKLAQAAEIGAGYGYDEINLNVGCPSDRVQSGTFGACLMKTPEVVAAGVAAMKARVSVPVTVKSRIGVDEQDIETALDALAGAAWSAGADALWVHARKAWLQGLSPKENREIPPLDYDRVYRLKKANPDRFIGINGGILSLEEAATHLKTVDGVMLGRGAYQNPALLAGVDAFLEERAPEPVDFHGLIEAMAEYADRHISQGGRLSHVTRHMIGLFHGFDGARRYRQILSSKATRPGAGSEILREAFAAVDLATRRDAA from the coding sequence ATGCAAAGACAGTCACAGATCAGCGCGCAGAAATCGTTTGCCGTCGCACCCATGATCGATTGGACGGATCGGCACTGCCGCTTTTTCCACCGGCGGCTCACGGGCAGGGCGCTTCTTTATACCGAGATGATCGTCGCCGATGCCGCCATCCACGGGGATCGCGAGCGGTTGCTGGGCTTCGATCGGAGCGAACATCCGGTTGCTCTGCAGCTTGGTGGGTCGGATCCTCATAAACTTGCACAAGCTGCCGAGATCGGCGCCGGATATGGCTATGACGAAATCAATCTGAATGTGGGTTGCCCTTCGGACCGGGTGCAGTCGGGCACATTCGGAGCCTGCCTCATGAAGACGCCCGAAGTGGTGGCCGCCGGGGTTGCGGCGATGAAGGCGAGGGTGTCGGTTCCCGTGACGGTCAAGTCCCGGATCGGAGTGGACGAACAGGACATCGAAACCGCACTTGACGCTTTGGCCGGGGCAGCCTGGTCGGCGGGGGCGGATGCACTTTGGGTGCATGCCCGCAAGGCCTGGTTGCAGGGACTGAGCCCCAAGGAAAACCGGGAGATTCCGCCACTCGACTATGATCGCGTCTACCGTCTCAAAAAGGCCAACCCGGACCGGTTCATCGGCATCAATGGCGGCATTCTCAGCCTCGAAGAAGCGGCCACCCATCTGAAGACGGTTGACGGTGTGATGCTGGGGCGCGGGGCCTACCAGAACCCGGCGCTGCTGGCGGGTGTCGACGCCTTCCTTGAGGAAAGGGCGCCCGAGCCGGTGGATTTTCACGGGCTGATCGAAGCGATGGCCGAGTATGCGGACAGGCACATCAGTCAGGGAGGCCGGCTCTCGCATGTGACACGGCACATGATCGGCCTTTTTCATGGGTTCGACGGTGCGCGGCGTTATCGGCAGATCCTGTCCAGCAAGGCCACGAGGCCGGGTGCGGGAAGCGAGATCCTGCGCGAGGCATTCGCAGCGGTCGATCTCGCCACAAGACGCGACGCGGCGTGA
- a CDS encoding sulfite exporter TauE/SafE family protein: MNLPMGEIAMFAAALTAAGVVAGVLAGLFGIGGGAILVPVFYQVFGLVGVDEAVRMHLSVGTSLAIIVPTSLRSFRAHYLRGAVDMELLRSFVIAVPTGVVLATLVAAYVSSGGLRAIFAAIAFLVGVRLLLNRETWRLGTEIPANPIRSLVGMLIGFLSTLMGIGGGVLNNTFMTLFNRPMHQAVATSSGVGVLISIPGLFGYVWAGWGEPLLPVASTGYVNWIAVFLIIPITLLVAPLGVRIAHALDKRKLETAFGIFMIIVAARFGWSLL; the protein is encoded by the coding sequence ATGAACCTGCCCATGGGCGAAATCGCCATGTTTGCGGCTGCGCTGACGGCGGCGGGCGTGGTGGCCGGGGTTCTGGCCGGCCTGTTCGGCATCGGCGGCGGGGCAATCCTCGTGCCCGTATTCTATCAGGTGTTCGGGCTTGTCGGCGTGGATGAGGCAGTACGCATGCACCTGTCCGTCGGTACCTCGCTTGCCATCATCGTTCCCACGTCCCTGCGCTCTTTCCGCGCGCATTATCTGAGGGGCGCGGTAGACATGGAGCTGTTGCGGAGCTTCGTGATCGCGGTGCCAACGGGTGTGGTTTTGGCTACCCTCGTGGCGGCTTATGTCTCCAGCGGCGGACTAAGGGCCATCTTTGCGGCCATTGCGTTTCTGGTGGGTGTCCGGCTGCTCTTGAACCGCGAGACCTGGCGGCTGGGGACGGAAATTCCCGCGAACCCGATCCGTTCGCTGGTGGGAATGTTGATCGGATTTCTATCCACATTGATGGGCATTGGCGGCGGTGTTCTGAACAACACCTTCATGACGCTTTTCAACCGCCCCATGCACCAGGCGGTGGCGACGTCGTCGGGTGTGGGCGTGTTGATTTCGATCCCGGGCCTGTTCGGCTATGTCTGGGCGGGGTGGGGTGAGCCGCTTCTGCCGGTGGCTTCGACCGGATATGTGAACTGGATTGCCGTCTTTCTGATCATTCCGATTACGCTTCTTGTCGCGCCGCTCGGCGTGCGGATAGCCCATGCACTCGACAAGAGAAAGCTCGAAACCGCGTTCGGCATTTTCATGATCATCGTGGCCGCCCGGTTTGGCTGGAGCCTGCTTTAG
- a CDS encoding NUDIX hydrolase, producing the protein MDGLDKAAVDRAEAKDFSLGGKPMRPRDAATLILLDRSGDEVRVLMGRRHRNHAFMPGRFVFPGGRTDPADGRIPVAAGLHPDEERRLIGTGSRATPARARAVAMSAIRETYEEAGLLIGERRAFSTAAKDWQGFAEYGVCPSLSGLRYIARAITPPGRVRRFDTRFLAAWRDDVAVELPDGGPTHELEELVWLSIPEAKKTEVPLITCTVLDDLEQRLKSDPELNPGAPVPFYSMRYNRFERKLI; encoded by the coding sequence ATGGATGGTCTCGACAAGGCCGCAGTCGACCGCGCGGAAGCGAAGGATTTTTCGCTTGGCGGTAAACCCATGCGGCCACGCGATGCGGCAACACTCATCCTGCTCGACCGCAGCGGCGATGAGGTGCGCGTGTTGATGGGACGCCGCCACCGCAACCATGCCTTTATGCCCGGCCGTTTTGTGTTTCCAGGCGGACGTACCGATCCTGCCGATGGCCGCATCCCCGTGGCTGCCGGTCTGCATCCGGACGAAGAACGCCGGCTGATTGGCACCGGTTCACGCGCGACACCGGCGCGGGCGCGGGCCGTCGCCATGTCGGCCATCCGCGAAACCTATGAGGAAGCCGGTCTTTTAATCGGAGAAAGAAGAGCGTTCTCCACTGCAGCGAAGGACTGGCAGGGTTTTGCCGAATATGGCGTCTGCCCCTCGCTTTCGGGCCTGCGCTACATCGCCCGCGCGATCACGCCGCCCGGCCGCGTGCGCCGCTTCGACACCCGGTTTCTGGCCGCATGGCGCGACGATGTCGCCGTGGAACTGCCAGATGGCGGCCCCACCCACGAGCTGGAAGAGCTGGTGTGGCTCTCCATCCCGGAGGCGAAGAAGACCGAGGTGCCGCTGATAACCTGCACGGTTCTCGATGATCTGGAGCAGCGGCTCAAATCCGACCCGGAACTCAATCCGGGAGCACCGGTCCCCTTCTATTCCATGCGCTACAACCGCTTTGAGCGGAAACTGATCTAG